CTGGGGTAGCTCAGCCCAAAGTTGCGCTCAAAAGCTTCTGCGGCGGCCTTGTCATCGCGCACGTTGATGCCCAGGAATTCAACGCCTTGCGCTTTGAAGTCCGTGTGCAGCACCTGCATGTCCGGTGCCTCAATGCGGCAAGGGGCACAGGCCGCGTACCAAAAATTGAGCACCGCGACCTTGCCGGCGAAATCCGCGGCGGCCACCTTTGTACCGTCGAACAAGGTGCCCTGGAATTCCACGGCGTCTTTACGGTCAGTGGCACCATATTCGGTGACGGAGCCGTCACCGGCAATGTAGTTCTTGTTATCGCCGGCGTTGGCTTGCTTCGCCAAAGGGTCCTCACTGGTGCAGGCAGCCAGCACAGCAGTCAGTGCGGCACCACCAGTGACAAGGAGTGTTCTACGGCTCATCGAAGAAGTCACGGAGCAGGTCTTTCAGTTCATGGGGAGGCCATTGAGCAGACGCAGAAATGGCATTATCTTCTACGCTACGTCGAATAGCTGATGATCAGCTGTGTGCGTTACGCGCCAGGGGTGGTTGCGGCGCCGGGCAAAAGTGCCGCCGCCGGTTCGCTGTAGCTCACGTCCACAATGTCATCGCCCTCGAACGTCAAGGACGTCAGGGACGCCAAGGTGCATTCGCGGTTGCGCGGATCATGCCAGAGGCGCTTGCCCTCGGCGCTGCGTCGCGTGGAGAAGATGGGTAGCTGGTGGCTGACCATGATGGCCTGTGCGCCGTCGCCGCCAATGTCGAAGGCACGACGGCGGGCATCGCGTGCCGCTTCGAGCATGCGGTCCGCTTGGGCTTGGTACGCCTCGCCCCAAGAGGGTTTGAAGGGGTTTACAAAGTAAGGCCAGTGCTTGGTCTTGCGCAGCTCGGCCTTGCTCATGACCAATCCCTCGAAGTGGTTCTCCGCTTCGATGATGCGCGGGTCAGTCACAATTTCTAGGCCTAGTGCCTCGGCCGTGGGCTGTGCCGTCTCTTGGGCGCGGGTCAACGGTGAGGCCACCAAATAAACCGGGGCGTCGCCGCTGTTCTTCAAAGCAGCAAAGTGCTCCGCAACCATCACTGCCATGGCGCGCCCGCGCTCGGAGAGGTGGAACTCAGGGAGCCGGCCGTAGAGGACGCCATCGGGGTTAAAAACCTCGCCGTGGCGCAGAAGATGAACAGTTACTCGGGACATGTTTCCCAGTTTCTCAAAGTTAGTTGGTTTGGGGTTAATCCGCCGCTGCTAAAGTTTTTTTGAAACACGGGAATATTAGATGCAAACGCATGCTTATACCTTTCGAAGGTCAACCACAGCGGCTGTCCTGCTCTTGCTTCATAAACTATTTCAAGGAGTTCCACATGTCAGTAACCACCATCGAATCAGCCGGTCTTGCCCAGGGCATGTGGAACCTCGACGCTTCTCACAGCACGGTTGGCTTCGTTGTCCGCCACGCAGGCATCTCCAAGGTCCGCGGACAGTTCACCGAAATC
The Arthrobacter alpinus genome window above contains:
- a CDS encoding TlpA family protein disulfide reductase — translated: MSRRTLLVTGGAALTAVLAACTSEDPLAKQANAGDNKNYIAGDGSVTEYGATDRKDAVEFQGTLFDGTKVAAADFAGKVAVLNFWYAACAPCRIEAPDMQVLHTDFKAQGVEFLGINVRDDKAAAEAFERNFGLSYPSVADKDGGVLLAMTKYVPPAAVPTTLVLDKKGRVSARILGVAEKGTLKALITSALAEN
- a CDS encoding histidine phosphatase family protein, translating into MSRVTVHLLRHGEVFNPDGVLYGRLPEFHLSERGRAMAVMVAEHFAALKNSGDAPVYLVASPLTRAQETAQPTAEALGLEIVTDPRIIEAENHFEGLVMSKAELRKTKHWPYFVNPFKPSWGEAYQAQADRMLEAARDARRRAFDIGGDGAQAIMVSHQLPIFSTRRSAEGKRLWHDPRNRECTLASLTSLTFEGDDIVDVSYSEPAAALLPGAATTPGA